GAGAAAAGACCTTGAGAAAAGATTTATGACTATGCGGGTTTACTCAGCGCCCTTGGCGTACTCAGCGGTGAAAAGCAGTTCTGGGTTTTAAATCCGCGATCATCTTGAAAATCTGCGTCCTATTGTATTGGTTTCGAGAGCACAGCGAACGGGCGTGAGATGACTTTGAATTTTTTTCGTGTTTTCAGTGCATTCCGTGGACCAGAAAAAGATCTTGATAGCAGAAGACATAAGATCAACATTTCGTGGATGAAAAAAGGAATCAACCATGAAACAACTCAAACAGGAAGATCTTGACGTCATTACTCAACGAATTGTTGCAGCGGTGCATCCGGAAAAAATTATCCTGTTCGGTTCGCATGCGTGGGGGCATCCGTCCGAGGATAGCGATATTGACATCATGGTCATCGTCGACAAATCAGACCAGCCTGCTTATCGAAGAGCGAGAGACGTTTATCGCAGCCTTCGAGGCTTGAAATTACCCGTCGAAGTGCTTGTACGGACAGGTGAAGAACTTGCTCGCGGAATGCACATCAATACATCACTTGAGCGCAAAGTTGTTGAAAATGGGAGGATTCTTCATGGATGATTTGAAAAAGCATGAAGTCAGTCAATGGCTCATCAAATCCATTCATGATGTTCGATCTGCTCGAAGGCTATTCAGCGATGAGCCCCCATTGCGAGACACCGCAGTATATCATTGCCAACAGGCAATGGAGAAAGCCTTGAAAGCGTTTTTGACTTTGAATGAAACTGTTTTCCCTAAAACGCATCTTCTTACAATCCTTCTCGAACAATGTATTGAGGTTGACCACGATTTTGAAGAGTTGAGAGATGCCGCTGAGATATTGACACCTTACGCAACAGCATTCCGCTACCCCGGCGACTACCTGGAGCCAAGCGACACCGAAGCCCAGGAGGCGATAGAGCTGGCGGATCTTGCACTGAACTTTGTGATGCAGAGAATGCCACATGAGATTTCAACCTTTGTGTCTTGAACTTAAACCTTCGAGTCTTGGTGTTAAGCGGTTTTTTTCGCGTCTTCGCGTCTTAAGAGAGCACAGCGAACGGGCGTGAGATGACTTTGAACTTTTTCCGTTTTTTCAGTGCATTCCGTGGACCAGAAAAAGATTGGAACGCGGAAAGAACTGATGATGCCGCGTAAGTGCGGATAAGGGCTTGGCTCACCGCAGAGGGCGCGAAGAGCGCAGAGAAAAAACCTTGAGAAAAGATTGTTGATTGTAAGGGTTTACTCAGCGACCTTGGCGTGCTCAGCGGTGAAAAGCAGTTGCGGGTTTTAAATCTGCGTTCATCCTGTAAATCTGCGTTCCATTGGTTTTGAGGACGCGGAAAAGGCNCTTGGCGTGCTCAGCGGTGAAAAGCAGTTGCGGGTTTTAAATCTGCGTTCATCCTGTAAATCTGCGTTCCATTGGTTTTGAGGACGCGGAAAAGGCAAAAGCAAGGCTGGATTCACCGCAGAGGGCGCGAAGAGCGCGGAGAAAAGATCTTGAGAAAAGATTTATGATTATGCGGGTTTACTCAGCGCCCTTGGCGTACTCAGCGGTGAAAAGAAGTTGCGGGTTTTAAATCTGCGTTCATCCTGTAAATCTGCGTTCCATTGGTTTTGAGGACGCGGAAAAGGCAAAAGCAAGGCTTGGCTCACCGCAGAGGGCGCCAAGAGCGCAGAGCAAAGACCTTGAGAAAAGGTGTATGACTATGCGGGTTTACTCAGCGCCCTCAGCGTTCTCAGCGGTAAAGAAGACTTAAAGGTTTTTATATCCGCGTTCATCCTGAAAATCTGCGCATCCGAATGTGGGGTAAAATCAAGGACATCGATAAGAATTTGCGGGTGATCCTCCTTGAAGATGGTGAAACAGTGCATAATGCCTTTTTCGACCGAGGATATAAAGAGGAATGACACCATGAAAATAAAATATTTTTCAGATACTGACACGGCCCTGGTTGAATTTTCTGACAAGGAAGTCGCTGAAACCCGGGAGATCAACGAGAATATTTATATTGACCTCGACAGTGACGGCAGCTTGGTCTCGATGACAATCGAGCATGCCAAGGAAAAAGCCAATATCGCTGAATTGTCATTCATCCAGATGACCGGATCGCAGCTCTCTTAGACTCAGAGGCCTTGGAACGCGGAAAGAGCGGATGAAAGCAGGATGAGAGCGGATAGGACACAAGCAAAGGCTTGGGGACACGGATCAAATCTGATCAAAGCGGATCAGGCAAAAGCAAGGCTGGATTCACCGCAGAGGACGCGAAGAGCGCGGAGGAAAGACTTTGAGAAAAGATTGTTGATTGTAAGNTCTGATCAAAGCGGATCAGGCAAAAGCAAGGCTGGATTCACCGCAGAGGACGCGAAGAGCGCGGAGGAAAGACTTTGAGAAAAGATTGTTGATTGTAAGGGTTTACTCAGCGCCCTCAGCGTTCTCAGCGGTGAAAGGCAGTTCTGGGTTTTAAATCCGCTTTGATCCTGTAAATCTGCGTTCCATTGGCATTTCAGGTTTTTGACCGAATCCATTTTTCTTGGTGTCTTGGAGCCTCCTTGGTGCCTTGGTGTTGAAAAGCAGCATTTCAAATAGGGGCTGATATCATGTCAGGAAAAACAGCTTTAGAAATGAATCCCGCTGAGTGGCAGCGTTACCATCCTTTTCGTGGGAGAAAAGACAAAACTCTACAGGCCAATAAAACAGTTGAGGCACGAAACCTGGCAAATAAGTTAGCGACAGAATTGCGTCAACGGTTTGGTGCCCAAAGGGTTGTCCTGTTCGGCTCACTGGCCCGTGAAGAACTCACAGCACATTCTGACATCGACCTGGCTGTGTGGGGAATACCACCTGAAAAATTTTACTCTGCCGTCGCTTTTGTTACTGGAGCGAGTATTTCATGGTCTGTTGATTTGGTTGACGGTGAGGATTGCTCACCTGCATTACTGCAAAGCATTGATACAGAAGGTATTGAGCTGTGACGGCCAAAAACATTGACCCAACTGAGAGAATCCTTTCTGAATTGGTGGAGTTGTCCGTTCTTGTCGCGCGCGTTGAACAAGGATGGACAAAGGCGAGCAAAAGTCAGGACGATTTTTTTCTGGATAGTGTGGCCTTGAACCTTCACGGTTTCTATTCAGGATTCGAAAGAATTTTCGAGCGAATTTCTTCATTGATTGATGAAAATATTCCTGAAGGTGCCAATTGGCATCAGGAATTGCTAAACAAAATGACATTGGAAATCCCTGGTAAAAGACCTGCTGTTATATCAGAGGATCTCAAGAAAAATTTTGAGATGTATCGTGGTTTTCGTCATGTAGTGCGCAATGTGTATACATACCACATGAAACCAGAAAAAATTGAACCACTGGTCAAAAAACTTCCTTCTGTGTTCACAACTGCGGAAAAAGAGATTCAGGCATTTGTGGACTTTATGAAAAATAGAGCGGATGAAACCGGATAAGAGCGGATAGGGCACAAGCGAAGGCTTGGGGACACGGATCAAATCTGATCAAGGCGGATCAGGCAAAAGCAAGGCTGGATTCACCGCAGAGGACGCGAAGAGCGCGGAGGAAAGACTTTGAGAAAAGATTGTTGATTGTAAGGGTTTACTCAGCGCCCTCAGCGTTCTNGCGGATCAGGCAAAAGCAAGGCTGGATTCACCGCAGAGGACGCGAAGAGCGCGGAGGAAAGACTTTGAGAAAAGATTGTTGATTGTAAGGGTTTACTCAGCGCCCTTGGCGTACTCAGCGGTGAAAAAGGGTATGGGTTTTAAAACCGCTTTCATCCTGTAAATCCTGTCGCTTTAAGGGGCTTTTGATTTTTTTATTCAACCTTCACATTTGGGTAGTTAAAGAACGATATCTTGCTTTGAATTAGTTGATTGATTTCTGACAAGTCGCGGGTAAAGTTTATCGCATTGCTTGTTTATCCGCTGGTCGGTTGTCGACCAAAATCTTGTCAACAGGAAAAAGGGAGGAACACCATGGACGAAAAAACCTACATCGACGGTATGCTCACTCGGACACGGCTTTTCATCGACGAAGAGTCCATCCAGAAAGTCCGAAACACCACCGTCGCCATTGCCGGCATGGGTGGCGTCGGCTCCATCACCGTCGATCTTCTGGCGCGCTGGGGCGTGAAGAAATTCCGCCTGCTCGACATGGACAAGTACGAACCCACCAATCTCAACCGGCAGTTGCTCGCCACCTCCACAACCCTCGGCCAGAACAAGGTCGATGTCGCCGCCGAGCGCATCAAGGCGATCAATCCCCATGCCGAGGTGGAAAAAGTCGTCATCGAGATGGTCAACAACACCAACGCCCGTCCCTTTCTCGATGGCTGCGGCGTCGTCATCCAGACCGCCGATCGGCCCTCGGCCAAACTGCTCTACCTGGCGGCGCGCGATTGCAAAATCCCTCTGGTCAACGGCCATGCCACCGTCACCGGTGGACGCATCCAGGTGTTTGATTATCGCAAGTCCGAGTGCGAAACCGCCCTTGAGCGTCTGTGGCAGAATATCAAGCTCAAAGGCGGCAAGCCCATTACCGAGATGAATCCCGAAGAGGTTCAGGAGTACGACAAAAACTTTGTTCATCCTATGGCGCCATCATTGAATTTCGTGACCAATATGGTGGGGTGCTGGATTGTGGCCGAGGCCATTAAGGTGCTGACCGGCAAGGGTAAGGTGGCGCATTATCCGAAATATCTGGATTTCGATACGTTTGAACTAAGTATGCGTCTGCGCAATTCGCTCTCGCCCATCGATCCGATCAACATCAAGCGGGTTTCCGGGTTGGTGAAGAGTAAACTGGCTCGCTAATAACAGGATTTTTTATGGCAAGTTCCGAAGATCAACAAAAAAAGAAAAGCGAAGCCGAGCATTTCGACAAAATGGTTTCGGGTGGCAGTAAAGAAGTTGTTTTTTATGACACCGATTTTGTATCAAAGTTGGCGAAAGATATTGTCAGATTTGCCATTGACAAAGTTGGCAATGTTGACGGTAAAAAAGTCCTTCTCTATGGTTCCGGGGTCAACCTTGGACCCGCCATAGATTTCGTCAATGCAGGTGCAACCGTCGTGATGATTGATATCTCGCCAAAATCCGTTGAAACCCTAAACAAGATAATCCAGTCAAGAAACCTTGGCGAAAAAATTTCTGCAATCGTAATGGATTGTGAGAATTTGGAATTCGAGGACGGCAGTTTCGATTTTGTTTTCGGTCGAGCGATTTTGCATCACCTTGATGTCGAAAAGTCGCTTAAGGAAATTCAACGGATTTTGAAAAAGGGTGGGCGCTCGGTGTTTATCGAGCCCCTTGGGATGAATCCCCTTATCAACCTGTTTCGTTATTTAACGCCCTCCAGGCGCACACCCGACGAAAAGCCGTTTAACAGGAAAGAGTTTGATTTGTTCCAACGGATGAACTTTGAAAAGATAGAACATTTCGAGTTTTCACTCGTAACGAATGTCGGGATTTTTTGCGAAGCAGTGTTGAAATGGAAACTTTTCAAATATGAGACCCTCAAACGAATCGATGATGTTCTTTTGAGCAAGGTACGGTTTTTCAGGCGATTTTGCTGGAACACTGTACTGGTTTTTGAACGTTGATCGGGGTATGTATGATTTTCCATAGTCGGGAAAGGCGCAAGATGAAAAAAATATTTTTGTTGCTCTGCATTTTGCTTCTGGTGGCGCAGTTGGCTTCAGCTCAAATGGTTTCTGCCCCGCCGGACTACCGAAGTTGGCCCAGCCACCCCAGAGTGCCGACCATGACCCCCGACCAGATTCAGGAGCTCATGCTCAAAGGGGAAAAACTGGTGCTGATTTATGCCGGATTTCAAACCGATAGGGTCATCTGTGGATCCATCCATATTCCATATCAATTGACGCCGCCCTTTGGCGATGGAACTAAGGTGCAGCCGGTTTTTCCCAAGGATGCCTGGCTGGTCGCCTACTGCCCCTGACCGGCTGAAGAAGACAGCTCCCGTGTGGTGCAGTGGCTCAGGTATTTAGGTTATCAAAAAGTAGTTGCAGTGAAAACCGGACAGGCCGGCATGCGCCGTGCCGGTTTTGCCGAATGCTCGTTCGATTCGATGATTCGCGTGGGTCGTTAGGACTGATGGCAGGATTAATGACTTCGGTGGTGGATATTAAGCATAGCGCACTCCAGAAACCTTCCCCCACCAAATGGGTGCCCCTCGCAGGTGCCGATTGGCGAGTTCTGGATATTGTGCGAGCCGCCCCTGGTGCATTCTTTTCTTCCCAGCGGGCGGTGCTGCGTCTGGAAGAATATCTGGCCGGTATACTGGGTGTTTCTGTCCTTGCCACCGAGGTCGGGCGCACCGCGATAAGATTTGGTCTGACAGCCCTCGGCCTTGGAAGGGGAGAGGGCGTTTTGGTGCCTGCCATGGTTTGCCCCACAGTCATCAGCGCCATTCTCAATGCCGGCTGTCGCCCCGTTTTTGCCGATGTGGCAGAGGGTGAAATAACGGTCTCGGCGGAATCTTTACTACCTTTTTTCACTCCAGAGGTGCGCGCGGTTCTGGTGCCACATTTGTATTGTTTGAGTGCGCCGATGGTTGACATTGAAAATTTTTGCAAGGCCAAGGGGGTTTTTCTCATCGATGATGCCGCGCAAAGCTTTGGACTGCGGTACCAGGGGCAATATCTCGGCACTTTCGGCGATGTGGGTATATTGAGCTTTGGCCCCTTCAAGGGGATTGCTTCTCTTCGCGGGGGTGCCCTGGTCAGTCGGTCCCCCGGCCTTATTGAAAAAGCACGGATACAGCTTGTGCATAAGGAAAAAGCCTATGCTCCTTTCAGGCGTTGTATCAGTGGATACTTCAAGTATTTCAGGCGCCGGCATTTTTTGGAAAAAAAGCGTGAAAATACTAAATCCGGAAAAACTCCCCGGGGCCCAAAGGAAAGTGTGCCTGCTTACGCCGGTGGTTACTCCTTGACCGGGTTCGATGCGGCGCTGACCCGCCTCACCATCCTAAGACACGCAGAAATTTTACAAGCCCGGTCCTTGACAGCCGAAAAGGTTTTTCAGAGTTTGTCCGATACTGGGCTCTTTGGTTTTATCGGGGCGCCCGACCTCCCTTATGTCAAAATCCCCGTTCGCCTCCAAAGAGGC
The Geoalkalibacter ferrihydriticus DSM 17813 DNA segment above includes these coding regions:
- a CDS encoding nucleotidyltransferase domain-containing protein, translated to MKQLKQEDLDVITQRIVAAVHPEKIILFGSHAWGHPSEDSDIDIMVIVDKSDQPAYRRARDVYRSLRGLKLPVEVLVRTGEELARGMHINTSLERKVVENGRILHG
- a CDS encoding HEPN domain-containing protein, which gives rise to MDDLKKHEVSQWLIKSIHDVRSARRLFSDEPPLRDTAVYHCQQAMEKALKAFLTLNETVFPKTHLLTILLEQCIEVDHDFEELRDAAEILTPYATAFRYPGDYLEPSDTEAQEAIELADLALNFVMQRMPHEISTFVS
- a CDS encoding DUF2283 domain-containing protein translates to MKIKYFSDTDTALVEFSDKEVAETREINENIYIDLDSDGSLVSMTIEHAKEKANIAELSFIQMTGSQLS
- a CDS encoding nucleotidyltransferase family protein, which produces MSGKTALEMNPAEWQRYHPFRGRKDKTLQANKTVEARNLANKLATELRQRFGAQRVVLFGSLAREELTAHSDIDLAVWGIPPEKFYSAVAFVTGASISWSVDLVDGEDCSPALLQSIDTEGIEL
- a CDS encoding ThiF family adenylyltransferase → MDEKTYIDGMLTRTRLFIDEESIQKVRNTTVAIAGMGGVGSITVDLLARWGVKKFRLLDMDKYEPTNLNRQLLATSTTLGQNKVDVAAERIKAINPHAEVEKVVIEMVNNTNARPFLDGCGVVIQTADRPSAKLLYLAARDCKIPLVNGHATVTGGRIQVFDYRKSECETALERLWQNIKLKGGKPITEMNPEEVQEYDKNFVHPMAPSLNFVTNMVGCWIVAEAIKVLTGKGKVAHYPKYLDFDTFELSMRLRNSLSPIDPINIKRVSGLVKSKLAR
- a CDS encoding class I SAM-dependent methyltransferase; the protein is MASSEDQQKKKSEAEHFDKMVSGGSKEVVFYDTDFVSKLAKDIVRFAIDKVGNVDGKKVLLYGSGVNLGPAIDFVNAGATVVMIDISPKSVETLNKIIQSRNLGEKISAIVMDCENLEFEDGSFDFVFGRAILHHLDVEKSLKEIQRILKKGGRSVFIEPLGMNPLINLFRYLTPSRRTPDEKPFNRKEFDLFQRMNFEKIEHFEFSLVTNVGIFCEAVLKWKLFKYETLKRIDDVLLSKVRFFRRFCWNTVLVFER
- a CDS encoding DegT/DnrJ/EryC1/StrS family aminotransferase — translated: MTSVVDIKHSALQKPSPTKWVPLAGADWRVLDIVRAAPGAFFSSQRAVLRLEEYLAGILGVSVLATEVGRTAIRFGLTALGLGRGEGVLVPAMVCPTVISAILNAGCRPVFADVAEGEITVSAESLLPFFTPEVRAVLVPHLYCLSAPMVDIENFCKAKGVFLIDDAAQSFGLRYQGQYLGTFGDVGILSFGPFKGIASLRGGALVSRSPGLIEKARIQLVHKEKAYAPFRRCISGYFKYFRRRHFLEKKRENTKSGKTPRGPKESVPAYAGGYSLTGFDAALTRLTILRHAEILQARSLTAEKVFQSLSDTGLFGFIGAPDLPYVKIPVRLQRGHDAKEVVALLRELKIDAERIYRPAHLGSSFQQYAAHSLPNAEKCHREIILLPNPYTQGEDAVARMAQAVQSLSRHL